One genomic window of Acidobacteriota bacterium includes the following:
- the mobC gene encoding plasmid mobilization relaxosome protein MobC, which produces MTEAESAPSPRPGLRPHRVHVRFSTEEYGHLRQQCHIANRGPADFLRCAAKGIQLKAVPRFPEDVQRALKSFGGNLNQLAHQANLGSVDKAEVEALRAEVSRLLSALRG; this is translated from the coding sequence GTGACCGAAGCCGAGAGCGCCCCCAGCCCGAGACCCGGCCTCCGTCCCCACCGGGTCCACGTCCGCTTCTCCACGGAGGAGTACGGCCACCTTCGACAGCAGTGCCACATCGCGAACCGGGGACCGGCCGACTTCCTCCGGTGCGCGGCCAAGGGGATCCAGCTCAAGGCGGTCCCACGCTTTCCCGAGGACGTTCAGCGGGCGCTGAAGAGCTTCGGGGGCAACCTCAACCAGCTCGCCCACCAAGCCAACCTCGGGAGCGTGGACAAGGCGGAGGTGGAGGCCCTCCGGGCGGAGGTGAGCCGCCTCCTGAGCGCCCTCCGCGGCTGA